tattatagaccagatacattagtttttgaatgaatctaaaaagtactccatccatccttaattataaacaaaagtcaattttttagatttattgaataattaatatatttgatctatTATAGACCATATACATCAGtttttgaatgaatctaaaaagtactCCATCCAATCTTATTTATAAGctaaaatacattaattttttaatgaatctaaaaaataacttttaccTATAAATAAGGCCACATGGAgtacatttttgcttataaccAAGGATGTCGTAGTATTTTGACAactatttttgaataatttttttatttgtcttgaTTTCCGTGTCAATAACCGCATTGCTCTCTAccgtcaaaaaaaagaaaagaaaacggCATTGCTCTCTATAATTTAGTTGTCTCATaggttgtaaaaaaaaaattagatgttAAAATAACACAcctcttgaaaaaaaaaaaaaacaaccaacCAATCCCATTAAACAAGTCATCACCAAATTCAGCTTGAACAggagagaaaagaaaagctGATATTATACATCTCCTGTTTTCTTGGTGTTAAGGAAGGGAAAATCTTTCAAGAGGGAAGAAGAAAAATGGCTGGGGAATCAAGAAAATGGGTGGTGCTAATAGCAACAATTTGGATACAAGCATTCACTGgaacaaattttgatttttcatcataTTCATCTGAGCTGAAATCAGTTCTTGATATAACTCAACTTCAGCTGAATTATCTTTCAGTTGCATCAGATATGGGGAAGGCATTTGGTTGGTGTTGTGGTGTTTCACTCATGTATTTTCCATTATGGGTGGTTTTGTTCATGGCTGCTTTCATGGGGATTCTTGGTTATGGCCTCCAATGGCTTGTCATTCAAAGACTCATCACTTTGCCTTATTTTCTGGTCAGTTTTCATCACTCCTAACTATTCCCTCTTTAGTTGTTTGTTATTGGAAATTTTGCTTCTTTGATTTCTGAATTTGTGgtagatttttgttttgttggtatTAATCCTCTGGTTCTCAGAGGAGGAATGGGTCCCAGTAATTAAGAGTTCGGTCACAAGATAAGAAAACCTGACTaaaaattgttcccaccagAAATCGAACTCATGTTCTCCTGAACTATCCGTTCTAGGgagagctcattaaccacttgagccaaATGTTTTGGTTTTGTGGTAGAAATTTTGTTAACTGTGTTATGAATTTTGGGCAACTAGCAACAACTAATTTTGGGGTTTGTTAACATTGAAACAATTTCTTACAGCACAAAATATAAATGTTACATTTTTTTGGAGCCAGTTTTCTAGCTTGATGCAAAGAACATCGGCAAAGTACATAAATTCTGCCATAGagaatccaaaattattgttggcATAACTTTATAATAAAGGTTGCTAGAGTCCATATAACTTGCAAGTTGTTGTAACAACTCAACAACATAAAGAGTCATGTTGTGCTTCTATTTCCTCTCTTCACCTAACTTATACGTAATTTAggaaaacataatttttaacCAATATTTAAGGCTCTTGATTTTGGTAGCCATATCAGAAAAAGAGTAATTTGAAACTCAGGTCCACCAGGGTAATCAACAAAATGGTCTTCCTAACAAAATTCTTTGTCATCCTGTTCTTTAAATCCAACTTAATAACTATCACCTTAGTTAGTCTTAGCTCAATTGTCCAATGAGTAACATGTAAAAGGTTTAGGGATTCCATTTCAAACAATGAGAGTATATGAGAGTGACTACAAGATTTAGCTAGGCAAATAATTATCCACTACTTTATTTGATagaattaaaattgtaaaagaaTGATTACAAAAACAAAGGTGGGGTGTTGCAAAACATCACATGTTAACCGTGGGGTATTGCAtttatatcaaaagaaaattgaCAAGAATTTGtcctttttattataaaatgattACAAAAGAAAACATGAAAAACATGTCAACAAAAATTGTCTTTTTTCATCttgtctaaaataaaatatgatacatgTCCCAATGAGCTTAACTTAGTTGGCAGAGACATAACATTTTGTATGCAAGAGCTGGAGTTGGAACctcgggacactccacttattcaccttaagtgTGGAATTCTAGTCACgattagactacttgacaaaaaaaaatgatatctATGTCCCAACTTGTCACGTTGTGTGGAATTCAAGTACACAACTTGATTAGTCATGAGAGCCTCATATTCTCCCTAACCCAAGTTCAAACCTTGAAAGCaacaaaacttatttttttaattttatttttacaaactgtgttaatttttaaaaaggtcTTACTATAAAATTTGCTTTAGACCTGTAAGCAATTAAAATACTGTGAATGTTCAAATTGATTTTacatgtttatgatatttttaggaAAAGATTAAAAATTGATTACAATATTGTTGACTACATTGAACTGCAGGTATTTTTTCTATGCTTGATTGCAGGCTGCAGCATCTGCTGGTTCAACACCATCTGCTATAtattatgtataaaaaatttcacatcTAACCGTTCACTTGCGTTATCTTTAAGCATTAGTTTCAATGGTGTAAGTGCAGCTTTATACACTCTCATTGCAAATGCAATAATCTCAAACAATGACACTCTCTATCTCTTCCTCAATGCCATTGTTCCTCTCCTCATTTCAGCATTAGTACTCATTCCAATTCTCCAACAACCACAACCTCAGCAACAACATTCCGCTGACACACTTCATCGTAGCGATCATGATTCCTTAATTTTTCTTTGCCTCAACATCCTTGCCCTTGTCACAGGTCTCTACCTTCTCTGCCTATATTCTCTTTCGTCGTCCCCAACTGTAGCTCGTGTTATCCTTGTCGGCGCAATTTTTCTCTTATCAATGCTTTTATTTTTGCCAAGCATTGTGTATTCAAAACAATGGTCTTGTTTTACTCTTCCGACAAGCTTTTCGTTATATGAATCAAGTTTCGCTGTTATTGAAAATAATGATGATAATCATGAGCTTGACAAGGAACTAATTAGTATAGAGGATCATGATGCAAGGGATAATGTAAGTGATCAAAGCATGACGATTGAGAAGAGTTTATGTTTTGTGAATGTGTTGGAGAAAGAGAAGATTATAATGCTTGGTGAAGAGCATACAACTAAGATGTTGATTCGTAGGTGGGATTTTTGGTTATATTTCATTGCTTATTTCTGTGGTGGAACAATTGGATTGGTTTATAGTAATAATTTGGGCCAAATATCTCAATCACTAGGACATAATTCTTTGACAAGTTCTCTTGTGACACTTTACTCCACATGTTCCTTTTTTGGTCGACTTCTTGCAGCTGCACCTGATTTACTCAGCAGGTATGTTCAAATTTTCAAGAATAATTTATATATGGATCAATGTTTATAtcataagtgcttatcatataagttcttatgtataagttatttctataataaaaggtaaaataaagtcaaacactttcattttaaaaaatttaagtcaAACAATTTTCATACAAACTTTAACTTGTTTTCATATCATAAGTATTTCCATAGCTACTCAAACAGTCTGACAAGTGCTTATACTAGTGGATcagctcaaataagccaatccattCAGATATGTCAACCCACTTAAGGAGGCCAAGGCATCCCTAGACCCTTTGAAATAGTATTCTCATAATTAAATGAATGACatgtttgcttttttttttttttttttgggtattaaccctctggttcccagGGGAAGGGGGCGCcctggtaatccagagttcggccgcgaggttgTTAGATGCTTCTTTAATGGATGAATGGTCTCTATCATATTATCTTTTCTAACAGTTATGAATCTAGTTCAATGTTTATCGACTATTGTATGATTCTTGAAAAACTATAACAAAAAGTTTTTATTCATTTGCAGCAAGATACACTTTGCAAGAACTGGATGGTTTGCAGCAGCATTGATACCAACACCAATTGCATTCATTTTGCTAGCCATATCCGGCACCAAAACCGCATTGCAATTAGGCACAAGCTTAATTGGATTAAGTTCCGGCTTTGTATTTTCTGCAGCAGTATCTATAACATCAGAACTATTTGGTCCAAACAGTGTAGGGGTAAACCACAATATCCTCATCACAAACATTCCAATAGGGTCATGTCTTTATGGCCTTCTTGCTGCATTGGTTTATGACTCTAATGCCAAAAGCTCAAGACAATCAATATGGCTTCGCGAGATGTCGTTGTGTATGGGAAGGAAATGCTATATGCAGACATTTATATGGTGGAGTTGCATTTCAATTGTTGGATTAGTTTCAAGCTTCTTGCTTTTCTTAAGGACTAAGCAAGCTTATGATAGttttgaaagaaataaaaatcaaaatagaagCAAATTAGCTTTTGATACAGAACTGTTCTGATGAACATTGTACCATATGATGCaatgtataaaattattataaggaatgaaatacaaatattattttttgtgctCATTGAGCAGAAGATATCTAAAAGTgagaattgtttttttatttattttatttattttttattttatattcatgAGGGTGTAAGCCCGAAACAAACAGAACTACACTGAAATTACAAGAGGGGTAGTTTTCCCCAATAAATCAAAAGCAACAAGTTACTTAAACTACTAGAGAAACATCAAAGTAAATAATTCCAGTATCCATCGAGCACCCATAGTTAGCTAAAGCATTTGCGCATTGATTTGCTTCACGGTAGGAGTGATGAATAACAACTTCCCAATCTAAAGCAAGTAAACTATGAATCTTCTCAACACAAGACCTCCCTTTCCAACTCTCATTCCCATGCAACTTGATAGCTTTCACAACAAGAGAATCAATATGCAACTCTATGTATCGAAATTGTAATCTTCTAGCATACATGAGTCCTTCCAACACTCCCCATAAATCCGTCAAATAAGCACTTCCTATGCCAATATACTTAGCAAAGCCTCCTAAACACTCACCATCACTTCCTCTTATGGTTTTTAAAGGGAAGAAATCAATAGCAATTGAATTCCATTATTTCCATAATCCCACACTAATGGAAGGTAACTCAAACATCAATTATTGATTGGTAAGAAAGGTGTTATTTGCAAGAATTGAGTTCACCTTTAGTGAGGTCACACAGTATATTATGTCTAAGAAGTGAATTGCTCTTAAATTTAGTGGACTTTGTGAGACCCTCACTGCAATAAAATATTTACATGATAATTAAAGTCTTTTAATAAATTTACCTTCGGTTACTCGTAGTGCCTTAAAAAAATTGCTTAGATCTTTTTAGAGAATGTGATATATTTATAGGGTGGTTCAAATGTAATTTGGATTTTGGACGAGGGTTTGTACAAGGAACCCAGGCCAGTATTACTTTATCTAGTTGTTGTCTGTCAATGGTGAGTTTGTGCTCAAACAAATTGGAGAATCGCAAAGATGTCTACTATTGAAGGTGAAGCGGTTGCATTACAATGTATATCATATAATCAATTTGACTTCGTATTTCAGAGATCAATTTATGCTGTGTCATCCTTGGTTCATAGAATAAATGGTACTATTTGGCTTGATCAAAAAAGAGAATGAATGATACTAtttctaaattaattttttcagcTTTAGAATTCATCCATATTTACTTGTATTATTTGGACTATATATAgtttaaatatgtgtttataaagtagatcGAATATTCACCTTATAAGCCGATTTTGTAGTGTTGTGTTAGGTCAaattctcaattctaagatgatattAGAACCTCCACGATCAGCTAAGCTGCATGTTATTAATTTCTGATCGGTTTTATGAAGTATAATATTGATGGTTCGTTTTCTTCTCATATTAATAGAGTGGGAATTGGAAAATTCGTAAGAGATGAGTTCAATGTTTTTGTCTTGGCTAGATACTATCATTTTTCTCCTTATGTGTGATGTACATATAGGTGAAACTCTTGGTTTACTCTCGGCTCTTGATTGAGTTCATTAACTTAATTTGGATTCGATTGATTTTAAGCTTGATTTAAAGAAGGCGGTGAAACCGCCACTAtaatctcaatatttttttaaaaaaaaatcagtaaaaaagaaaaatcatgaaATTCTTCGTAAAAACTGCGAAACCAACAACTCTATTAAAAAGTCGAATTATGCAAACTACCGTACCGGTTATTCCGGTGGTTACCAACCGCTGTGACTTTCCAGTTTTGTTGTAGTGACCTACTCATCTAAGGATGTTTTGCATGTGTTATTCTCTTAATACACATGAATACATCAATGATATTCTCCTAAGGATTCAACCACTAGATACAGAAAAAGGCAATCTTCATGATTCCTTTTAGGAATTAAAAAGCTGAGAACATATGATCTAAGAATCAATTTCATATCTTCTCAAATTGAGAGTTATTTAGATCACATCGATCAAGTTATCTTTGGTACACTTGAATTGATATACGATTATGGTAAATCTTCTCTTTGACGGTTAGAAGCCTAGAACCACAACTATATCCTAATGGTATTAATTATTAAAGTAACTCTAATATGGTATTTTGACCGCTTTAATTAATATGGTGTTAAGACCATTTTTAAATTGTAGGAACTACTGTATGATATTATAACCATTCTTAACTGACGAGATAatgttattataattatttttaaaataaagggaCAATGATATTATGACTACTCTTAAATCGAAGAGATATATGGTGCTATGATCACTCTTAAAGCAAAGAggcaaaaagaaagaaagaaagaagctGCTCAAAAGTGCATCAggcaaaaaaaaagataagatagaaaaaaaaaattcataaatacttcgagttttagtttatttttctcaaatgaCTTAGCTCTTTATATAGAGTTTAGATATGCTCCATTTAGCCTACCTCCATTTATCCCAGTCCAATTGCTAGATGTGTGACATGTGGAGAAAAAAATCCCAATGGCTGAGATTAAAAGTTGATATTAactattatatttaattaaaatataaaagaaagaaacaaccGCTTCCGCTGCTTCTCCCTCTTCTCTCGCCACCGCCTCCACCGTTCGCTGCTTGTCTTCCCTAAACTCTTCTCCACACATGTTCTCCCTCGCCTTTCCAATGGCATCATGAATGAATCTCACCGTCCCGTCATCGCCGCTGTCATGAACCCAGTGATACAACAGATTACAGTTACAATAAGACTACAACTAGAGCTATCAATTTAGGGGGCCAAGTAAATTTGGGCTCGGCCCCAATATGATAAACATAAATAGGCCCCAAAAAGACTAAGCTCCCTCAGATAAAATATAGGCCCCAagtatcaatttatttttttattcaaaaaaatttgagaattaagttccgatattttttcggaaaaaaggtTTCCGGAATTTTTatcggaaaaaagtttcgattttagataaaaacaatttcgaagtttttttcagaaaaaagaTCCGATATTTTATCGGAAAAAAGTTTCAGATTTTTCCGGAAATTATTTTCGATTTTTTCTCCGAAAAAAGTTCTTGAATTTTTCGGGGAAATAATTTTACGATCTTTTTTCGGAAAAAGGTTTCtgattttttcggaaaaaaagtttccgatcttttttcgggaaaaagtTCCGATTTTTTCtcggaaaaaagtttttgattttttctcggaaaaaagtttctgatttttttggggaaaaaaatttcgattttagataaaaacaattatggagtttttttcagaaaaagttccgatattttTATCGGAAAAAAGGTTTCAGATTTTTCCGAAACAAAAGTTTCCGGTCTTTTTTCGGAAATTATTTTCGGGGAAAAAGTTTCCGatcttttttcggaaaaaagtttctgattttttcggaaaaaagttccgATTTTTTCTCGAAAAATAGTTTCTGATTTTTTCggggaaaaaatttgattttagataaaaacaatttcgatttttttttcggaaaaagttccgatattttattgagataaaaggtttccaatttttttggaaaaaagtttctcgttttttgaaaaaaaatttggaaatatttttttgggaaaaattttcgattttttctttgaaaaaagtttcgatttcagataaaaacaattcctaaattttttccggaaaaagtttccaattttttttcggtaaaaaaatgtagatttttttttttcaacaaaaaaattcccGATTTTGTCGGGGAATAAAGtttcgattttagataaaagCAATTTCGAagtttttttcgaaaaaaagttttcgatcttttttcgggaaaaaagtttcagATTTTTCCTGGGAAAAAAGTTACGATATTTTTGTCGGTGACTTTGACGCCATCGGGAGAGGCAGTGATGAGGGAACAGCATCGTTGCCGGACAGACAGAGAGGAGGGCGGCGGTGGAGAGAGATGAAGGGAGCCATGACATGAATGAAGAAGATGGAACACTCAGTAGAAAAGCCAGAAAGGGActtgtttttttcctttttattttaattaatcacAGCCATTGAGATTTTTTTATCCACATGTCACACATCTAGCGATTGGACTGGGTTAAATGGAGGTAGGCTAGCTATGCAATGTGTGTACTGTAAACTAACCATTGTAAGACTCACGATTTTTTTCCAAATACATTAGTATGCTCTACTATCCATGTGAGACTATAGAGTTTTATTCAATGTGACGACTTAACTAGTATCATGCTCTATCACCTCTATGTTCAAATAATACTACATTCATCCATAAATATatacgttaaaaaaaaaatccataaatatatgaccttttaaaaaaaagaattgttccatttttttctttttggtttagAGTGAGCTAGGAATCAAACCCAGGACCTATTACATACTATCCAAActtctcaccactagaccaaacctagtaacttaaaaattgtcttttttaataaaggcaaatgctaacatgtgccccaaGGGCATattttaaggtgcatttaattaactaatatcccatttaatttacttcaaaaatagtaataattaactttattaattaaaagatatagtccactatatttattatctatttaagagaattggaaagacaaaatatgatatgctgccaaatttgatttatgatcacgTGATTGGTAATACGACCATAATTATAtgcatccaattttttttttgatctgTTAACAATCAGACTTATAGTACTCCTGGTAATACTTGATTTATGCCaacttgtgattttttttttcggtgaacAAGACtgagtattatagtattatgttgtaatggtaacgattgttagtactattttagcttttgaattgctaatatgttttagaattttataatacttactataatttaattttttttatcttaaaaaaaagtttgaaaaaaaagaagctttgtagcaaaaaaaatttgacgAATCGCGTGATCATAGATCAAGTATTTGGCAAGTATCATATTTTTcctatgcaatttttttaaattgataataaatatagtgaaccATATCTTTTAATGAATTAAGttgattattgctatttttaaagtaaattaaatgaaatattgattaattaaatgcaacttaaaatgtgcccttaggacaCATGTTAGCAGAATCCTTTAATAAAActatttttgaattttcaatcacattaattatttttttaccaatataCCTTAATTATTATGCGTTTTTTTCCTACACTTTACAAATTACAATAAATCTCATGATAATAATAACATAAACAATCGCTTTTAgagatggcaacgggcgcccatgggtgcgggtttgatagggatggcaacggaccaaacccacacccgaaatcatcacccaaacgcaaacccaaacccaaaggctgttcgggtggcaaaacaacacccacgcccacacccattgggttcgggttttttccacccaaacccaaacccgtagcacatttgaaaataatttgcaaatttaagaaattaaattccaacatacactttgaattaaattataactaaaattaaggtcttccaaggaaattcaaacatagactttcaagaaattacatcatagactttcaagaaattaaattacaactaaaatttaaggtcttccaagaaaattgagggagactatgggggtaattaggtaattataaaacatttcgggtgggtgtacgggtttcgggtgtgagtttgactgataccaaacccacacccatattatcgggtgtcacccgaacccaaacccaaacccagtcaaatcgggtttcgcccgttgacttgggtttgggttcgggtgggtctctcgggtttgggtatttttgccatccctagggtttgacacttaccaaacccacacccgaaatcatcacccaaacccaaacccaaacccaaaagATGTTCGGGTGACAAAATAACatccacgcccacacccattgggttcggggttttttcacccaaacccaaacccgtagcacatttgaaaataatttgcaaatttaagaaattaaattccaacatagattttaaattaaattaaaactaaaattaaggtcttcaaaggaaattcaaacatagactttcaagaagaaattacaacatagactttcaagaaattaaattataactaaattttaaggtcttccaaggaaattgagggagactatgggggtaattaggtaattataaaatatttcgggtgggtgtatgggtttcgggtgtgggtttgactgataccaaacccacacccatattatcgggtgtcacccgaacccaaacccagtcaaatcgggtttcgcccgttgacttgggtttgggttcgggtgggtctctcgggtttgagtgtttttgtcatccctaatcGCTTTCTCATAAgtgataaatttataaaaacaatatCCACTATTAATAAATGTATTTACTACTACCAATTTTGTTAATTTCGAttcagtgattttttttgtcaagtagtctggTAGCTATaaattccaccttaaagatgaataagtggagtgtccggtaTTCGAATCCCGGTTCCTGCACATAAattgtgatgtccctaccaactgagctaagctcacggggactaATTCCAGTGATTTAGTCAACGATAATACTTACTCCCTCGGTCCCATTTTATCAGACCCCATTTGAATAAATGTctaaatgcactattcatatgtcttgttttggccgtatttttctaaaaatatataaatgtaaatattatcatataagatcttgtttgatttgtttcgacgagtattttcaaaatatcaaatttctataatttttactaatgaacaattaaaaatattcgtaaTTAGAGTTATGTATTGGTGTACGTATAGTGATCAATtgattcttatattttgggacggagggagtatatatttagGGACGAGTGTAGttataaatatcaaattaaacTTCCATTGGGACTATGcctcattttgaaaaaaaaaaaaaaaaagacaattaaTGAAAGATATTTTTGGAACATTCATATTAAATAGAGTTGAATTCTATAACTTTATATTTATGGTCAAAATATTATGTTGACTTTTATTTATAGGAGTCGATTTgaatttagcttatttttgagtttatccaaataaataaacttttatgttaattcataagtttttattaataaaaattacatctTTAATAAGAtgtattttcataaattatcttgaaaaacctataattatacataaaaaaaacttatttatttgcataaactcaaaaataagtcaatctaaatTGGCCCTAAAGCACACAGAGTACTTTTATATGTGTAAAAagttaggcttaaatgcacttttgatccccctattttcaaaaaaatgaagttttggtccctctattttaa
This genomic interval from Trifolium pratense cultivar HEN17-A07 linkage group LG6, ARS_RC_1.1, whole genome shotgun sequence contains the following:
- the LOC123888140 gene encoding protein NUCLEAR FUSION DEFECTIVE 4-like, with amino-acid sequence MAGESRKWVVLIATIWIQAFTGTNFDFSSYSSELKSVLDITQLQLNYLSVASDMGKAFGWCCGVSLMYFPLWVVLFMAAFMGILGYGLQWLVIQRLITLPYFLVFFLCLIAGCSICWFNTICYILCIKNFTSNRSLALSLSISFNGVSAALYTLIANAIISNNDTLYLFLNAIVPLLISALVLIPILQQPQPQQQHSADTLHRSDHDSLIFLCLNILALVTGLYLLCLYSLSSSPTVARVILVGAIFLLSMLLFLPSIVYSKQWSCFTLPTSFSLYESSFAVIENNDDNHELDKELISIEDHDARDNVSDQSMTIEKSLCFVNVLEKEKIIMLGEEHTTKMLIRRWDFWLYFIAYFCGGTIGLVYSNNLGQISQSLGHNSLTSSLVTLYSTCSFFGRLLAAAPDLLSSKIHFARTGWFAAALIPTPIAFILLAISGTKTALQLGTSLIGLSSGFVFSAAVSITSELFGPNSVGVNHNILITNIPIGSCLYGLLAALVYDSNAKSSRQSIWLREMSLCMGRKCYMQTFIWWSCISIVGLVSSFLLFLRTKQAYDSFERNKNQNRSKLAFDTELF